From the genome of Seriola aureovittata isolate HTS-2021-v1 ecotype China chromosome 6, ASM2101889v1, whole genome shotgun sequence, one region includes:
- the plpp3 gene encoding phospholipid phosphatase 3 isoform X2 — MQKYMYEKAMAQETRNGGSSTLNNNNGVDTSKNKLLVALDIFCLLLAMLPSLVLHRTSIRPYQRGLYCSDSSLNYPYKNSTVPSSVLISVGLTLPAVSIVIGECFRIHQQHVGTKSFVGNPYVAALYKQMGVFLFGCAVSQSFTDIAKVSVGRMRPHFLDVCKPDFSTINCSLGYITNYTCAGSESDVQEARKSFFSGHASFSMFAMLYLAFYLQSRFTWHGARLLRPLLQFTLLMMAFYTGLSRVSDHKHHPTDVLAGFVQGALVAYCIVFYVSDLFKPGVKPATPPPSPIKKELLPSSDIIERNNHHNMV, encoded by the exons ATGCAAAAGTACATGTATGAGAAAGCGATGGCCCAAGAGACAAGGAACGGAGGAAGCTCTAcgttaaacaacaacaacggtGTTGACACCAGCAAGAACAAACTGTTGGTAGCGCTCGACATCTTCTGTCTTCTACTTG ctatgCTGCCCAGCCTGGTTCTGCACCGCACTTCTATTCGTCCGTACCAGAGGGGTCTGTACTGCAGTGACTCCAGCCTGAATTACCCCTACAAGAACAGCACCGTCCCCTCCTCAGTGCTTATTTCTGTTGGGTTGACACTGCCCGCGGTGTCC ATTGTGATTGGGGAATGCTTCAGGATTCACCAACAACATGTGGGAACCAAGTCGTTTGTTGGGAACCCTTACGTCGCAGCCCTCTACAAGCAG ATGGGCGTGTTTCTCTTCGGTTGTGCCGTCAGCCAGTCGTTCACAGACATCGCCAAAGTGTCGGTGGGTCGTATGAGACCACACTTCTTGGACGTGTGCAAGCCGGATTTCTCCACCATCAACTGTTCACTGGGATACATCACCAACTACACCTGCGCCGGTAGCGAGAGTGACGTTCAGGAGGCCAG GAAATCCTTTTTCTCAGGACACGCCTCTTTCTCAATGTTCGCCATGCTCTACCTGGCT TTCTATCTCCAGTCCAGGTTCACTTGGCACGGCGCCCGTCTGCTCCGCCCGCTGCTCCAGTTCACCCTGTTGATGATGGCATTTTACACCGGCCTATCACGCGTCTCCGATCACAAGCACCACCCGACTGACGTCCTTGCAGGCTTTGTGCAGGGAGCCCTGGTGGCCTACTGCATA GTGTTCTACGTGTCAGACCTGTTCAAGCCCGGGGTGAAGCCGGCCACGCCCCCGCCCTCCCCGATCAAGAAGGAGCTGCTCCCTTCATCCGACATCATCGAGAGGAACAACCACCACAACatggtgtga
- the plpp3 gene encoding phospholipid phosphatase 3 isoform X1 — MQKYMYEKAMAQETRNGGSSTLNNNNGVDTSKNKLLVALDIFCLLLASLPFLIIETSTIKPYQRGFYCSDESIRFPHKDGDTISDAVLCGVGILIAIFSIVIGECFRIHQQHVGTKSFVGNPYVAALYKQMGVFLFGCAVSQSFTDIAKVSVGRMRPHFLDVCKPDFSTINCSLGYITNYTCAGSESDVQEARKSFFSGHASFSMFAMLYLAFYLQSRFTWHGARLLRPLLQFTLLMMAFYTGLSRVSDHKHHPTDVLAGFVQGALVAYCIVFYVSDLFKPGVKPATPPPSPIKKELLPSSDIIERNNHHNMV; from the exons ATGCAAAAGTACATGTATGAGAAAGCGATGGCCCAAGAGACAAGGAACGGAGGAAGCTCTAcgttaaacaacaacaacggtGTTGACACCAGCAAGAACAAACTGTTGGTAGCGCTCGACATCTTCTGTCTTCTACTTG CTAGCCTGCCTTTCCTGATCATTGAGACTAGCACCATAAAGCCGTACCAGCGCGGGTTTTACTGTTCGGACGAGTCCATCCGCTTCCCCCATAAAGACGGAGACACCATTAGTGATGCTGTGCTTTGTGGTGTTGGCATTCTTATTGCCATCTTCTCT ATTGTGATTGGGGAATGCTTCAGGATTCACCAACAACATGTGGGAACCAAGTCGTTTGTTGGGAACCCTTACGTCGCAGCCCTCTACAAGCAG ATGGGCGTGTTTCTCTTCGGTTGTGCCGTCAGCCAGTCGTTCACAGACATCGCCAAAGTGTCGGTGGGTCGTATGAGACCACACTTCTTGGACGTGTGCAAGCCGGATTTCTCCACCATCAACTGTTCACTGGGATACATCACCAACTACACCTGCGCCGGTAGCGAGAGTGACGTTCAGGAGGCCAG GAAATCCTTTTTCTCAGGACACGCCTCTTTCTCAATGTTCGCCATGCTCTACCTGGCT TTCTATCTCCAGTCCAGGTTCACTTGGCACGGCGCCCGTCTGCTCCGCCCGCTGCTCCAGTTCACCCTGTTGATGATGGCATTTTACACCGGCCTATCACGCGTCTCCGATCACAAGCACCACCCGACTGACGTCCTTGCAGGCTTTGTGCAGGGAGCCCTGGTGGCCTACTGCATA GTGTTCTACGTGTCAGACCTGTTCAAGCCCGGGGTGAAGCCGGCCACGCCCCCGCCCTCCCCGATCAAGAAGGAGCTGCTCCCTTCATCCGACATCATCGAGAGGAACAACCACCACAACatggtgtga